The Lysinibacillus pakistanensis genome includes a window with the following:
- a CDS encoding cell division protein FtsQ/DivIB: MEKVIDIEDRIPTLKKRRKKRTNRKFIVLILLFFIVLAVLLYFQSPYSKINKITVNGARLADEQYYLQASTLAPGKSMWGFKVNDIEKLILKDKWVKEAHVKRNWLRDVTIEIKEWKKVAYLAGDGTYYPLLENGKRFEQAGDEVPIDAPVFIGITGEKTINKLVEQLANLKPEVLALISQVNTNSNETNPNAVRLYMNDGYEVRAVIQTLADKLNYYPSIVAQISNLEKGVIDLEVGSYYRPYNDEYNKISIDVSGREDEESANQEVNNDEQQTNE; this comes from the coding sequence TTGGAGAAAGTAATTGATATAGAAGATCGCATACCTACGCTAAAAAAGCGACGAAAAAAGCGTACAAATCGTAAATTTATAGTGCTAATATTACTTTTCTTTATCGTGTTAGCAGTACTCCTTTATTTTCAATCTCCTTACAGTAAAATCAACAAAATTACAGTTAACGGTGCTCGTTTAGCAGATGAACAATATTATTTACAGGCCAGTACTCTGGCTCCTGGAAAGTCGATGTGGGGTTTTAAGGTAAACGATATTGAGAAGTTAATACTCAAGGATAAATGGGTAAAGGAAGCACATGTTAAACGTAACTGGCTACGAGATGTAACAATAGAAATAAAGGAATGGAAAAAAGTTGCATACTTAGCTGGTGATGGTACCTATTATCCTTTACTTGAAAATGGCAAGCGATTTGAGCAAGCTGGTGATGAGGTGCCAATTGATGCCCCTGTTTTTATCGGCATAACTGGTGAAAAAACGATCAACAAGCTTGTAGAGCAATTAGCTAATTTAAAGCCAGAAGTATTAGCCTTAATTTCTCAAGTCAATACAAACAGTAATGAGACAAACCCTAATGCAGTCAGACTTTATATGAATGATGGGTATGAAGTACGGGCTGTTATTCAAACTTTAGCTGATAAGTTAAATTATTACCCCTCAATTGTGGCACAAATTAGTAATTTAGAAAAGGGTGTTATTGATTTAGAGGTAGGTTCATATTATCGTCCTTACAATGATGAATATAACAAAATAAGCATTGATGTAAGTGGTAGAGAAGATGAAGAATCGGCCAACCAGGAAGTGAATAATGATGAGCAACAAACAAATGAATAG
- a CDS encoding FtsW/RodA/SpoVE family cell cycle protein produces MAVLRGKESYLLLVTTLMLSIIGIIFVYSAGTYWSAIHYSGKMPFYMKQSMYFAVAIVVFLITIRLNILREQSFWKMAYIFSLILLVLVLIPGIGLVRNGSQSWIGVGPLTIQPAELTKITVIVYLSHILAQHKTGTPIINWRHGFVLVLPVVLIMLQPDFGSVFILVVSVFLLFFVAGYPLKLYGMFMVAGVAGLVGLIATAPYRLTRIKAFLDPWADPLVSGFQAVQSLMAIGPAGIFGHGFGQSRQKFLYLPEPQNDFIYAIILEEVGLLGGLVILALFVIAIYAGYKFAVQAKTRASYYAIIGLVTMLTVQAFLNISVVIGLVPVTGVTLPFISYGGTSLVTMWLIIGIIYQLAK; encoded by the coding sequence ATGGCAGTACTGAGAGGGAAAGAAAGCTATTTATTGCTCGTCACAACATTGATGCTATCAATAATCGGCATTATTTTCGTCTATTCTGCAGGTACCTATTGGAGTGCCATTCATTATAGTGGAAAAATGCCGTTTTATATGAAGCAAAGTATGTATTTTGCTGTTGCCATTGTCGTATTTTTAATCACCATTCGATTAAATATTTTAAGAGAGCAATCCTTTTGGAAAATGGCGTATATTTTTTCGTTAATTTTACTGGTCCTTGTACTTATTCCAGGCATTGGACTGGTACGAAATGGCTCGCAAAGCTGGATTGGTGTAGGTCCATTAACCATTCAGCCAGCAGAGCTTACGAAAATTACAGTAATAGTGTACTTGAGTCATATATTAGCACAGCATAAAACAGGTACACCGATTATTAACTGGCGCCATGGATTCGTTCTAGTGTTACCAGTGGTTCTCATTATGCTGCAGCCTGACTTTGGCTCGGTATTTATATTAGTGGTCTCAGTCTTTTTATTGTTTTTTGTAGCAGGCTACCCATTAAAACTTTATGGGATGTTTATGGTGGCAGGAGTTGCAGGATTAGTAGGATTGATTGCAACAGCACCATATCGATTAACGCGCATAAAAGCATTTCTTGATCCATGGGCGGACCCCTTGGTAAGTGGGTTTCAAGCTGTACAATCATTAATGGCAATTGGACCAGCTGGCATTTTTGGTCATGGTTTTGGACAAAGCAGACAGAAGTTTTTATATTTACCGGAGCCTCAAAATGATTTTATTTATGCCATTATTTTAGAGGAGGTTGGGTTGCTTGGAGGTCTCGTTATTTTAGCATTATTTGTAATAGCGATTTATGCTGGTTATAAATTTGCAGTGCAAGCTAAAACGAGAGCATCCTATTACGCGATTATAGGACTTGTGACAATGCTGACTGTGCAAGCTTTTCTAAATATATCTGTAGTGATTGGCTTAGTTCCTGTAACAGGGGTCACACTGCCTTTTATTAGCTACGGTGGAACATCTTTAGTAACAATGTGGTTAATAATAGGTATTATTTATCAATTAGCGAAATAA
- the ftsZ gene encoding cell division protein FtsZ, whose amino-acid sequence MLEFDTSVDQLAVIKVIGVGGGGNNAVNRMIEHGVQGVDFIAVNTDAQALNLSKAEVKLQIGAKLTRGLGAGANPEVGKKAAEESREQLEEVLRGADMVFVTAGMGGGTGTGAAPVIAQIARDLGALTVGVVTRPFTFEGRKRQTQAIGGIGGMKESVDTLIVIPNDKLLQIVDKSTPMLEAFREADNVLRQGVQGISDLIATPGLINLDFADVKTIMSNKGSALMGIGIATGENRAAEAAKKAISSPLLESSIDGAKGVLMNITGGSNLSLFEVQEAADIVASASDEEVNMIFGSVINENLKDEIIVTVIATGFSEEALQQQRNTTRPSLNTNRQAVQQQQAPIREQRQDMHVQQEQPRQNQQQYGQDDMLEVPAFLRNRKNRG is encoded by the coding sequence ATGTTAGAATTTGATACAAGTGTTGATCAACTTGCAGTAATAAAAGTTATTGGTGTTGGTGGCGGCGGTAACAACGCTGTCAATCGAATGATAGAACATGGTGTACAAGGTGTAGACTTTATCGCAGTAAACACAGATGCACAGGCATTAAATTTATCAAAAGCAGAAGTGAAGCTACAAATTGGAGCAAAACTTACTCGTGGTTTAGGTGCAGGAGCAAATCCTGAAGTAGGAAAAAAAGCTGCCGAAGAAAGCCGTGAACAATTAGAAGAGGTTCTACGTGGAGCGGATATGGTATTTGTAACAGCTGGAATGGGTGGAGGAACTGGTACTGGTGCAGCGCCAGTCATTGCACAAATTGCTCGTGATTTAGGCGCACTTACTGTCGGTGTTGTTACACGACCATTTACGTTTGAGGGTCGTAAGCGACAAACGCAAGCTATCGGCGGTATTGGCGGCATGAAGGAATCTGTGGATACTTTAATCGTTATTCCGAACGACAAACTGCTACAAATTGTCGATAAATCTACGCCAATGTTAGAGGCCTTCCGTGAAGCAGATAATGTTTTACGACAAGGTGTACAAGGTATTTCCGATTTAATTGCTACACCAGGTCTTATTAACTTAGATTTTGCAGATGTAAAAACAATCATGTCTAACAAAGGTTCTGCGTTAATGGGGATTGGTATTGCTACAGGTGAAAATCGTGCTGCAGAAGCAGCGAAGAAAGCTATTTCAAGTCCTTTACTGGAATCTTCAATTGATGGCGCTAAAGGTGTCCTGATGAATATTACTGGAGGCTCAAACTTAAGCTTATTTGAAGTTCAAGAAGCGGCAGATATAGTAGCTTCAGCATCAGATGAAGAGGTAAATATGATTTTCGGTTCTGTTATTAATGAAAATCTAAAAGATGAAATTATTGTAACTGTAATTGCGACTGGCTTCTCTGAAGAAGCATTACAACAACAGCGCAATACTACAAGACCTTCGTTAAATACAAATAGACAGGCTGTACAGCAACAGCAAGCACCTATTCGTGAACAACGTCAAGACATGCATGTTCAGCAAGAGCAACCTCGACAAAATCAACAACAATATGGTCAAGATGATATGCTAGAGGTACCAGCGTTTTTACGTAATCGTAAAAATCGTGGATAG
- the murD gene encoding UDP-N-acetylmuramoyl-L-alanine--D-glutamate ligase → MRNYTDLQHKKVLVLGLAKSGVAAAEILHELGAFVTVNDSKPFDESPDAQGLLQKGITVICGRHPEDLLDEGFELVVKNPGIPYSNKIVADAVSREIPVWTEIELAYLISEAPFIGITGSNGKTTTTTLIFDMLNSGGKKPLIAGNIGTVACGVAREAQKDNMIVTELSSFQLMGTKTFKPKIAILTNLYDAHLDYHGTFDNYAEAKFGVTRNQDENDYFIYNADQPIVVGYAAKSKGNKVPFSSKGRTTEGISADDTTIYWQGEPYMDRSIIALPGKHNLENILAAVAACILVGCDKAKMEGILATFGGVRHRTQFVREWNGRKIYNDSKATNCLATKSALDAFQAPVILLAGGLDRGHSFEELRPCMGHVKGVVAFGETGLRFVEFAKSCGVQQTIIAQNVEDAVHYAAPMSAEGDVILLSPACASWDQYDSFEIRGDVFIEAVMKLS, encoded by the coding sequence ATGAGAAATTATACAGATCTACAACATAAAAAGGTACTTGTTTTAGGCCTTGCAAAAAGTGGTGTGGCAGCAGCCGAAATTTTACATGAACTAGGCGCCTTTGTGACGGTCAATGATTCAAAGCCATTTGATGAAAGTCCAGATGCACAGGGTTTATTGCAAAAGGGAATAACAGTTATTTGTGGTCGCCATCCAGAGGATCTTCTGGATGAAGGCTTTGAATTAGTGGTGAAAAATCCGGGTATTCCTTATAGCAATAAAATTGTAGCGGATGCCGTTAGCCGAGAAATACCTGTTTGGACGGAAATTGAGCTAGCCTATTTGATAAGCGAAGCACCATTTATTGGAATTACCGGTTCGAATGGTAAAACAACAACAACAACTTTGATTTTTGACATGCTGAATAGTGGTGGTAAAAAACCACTGATTGCTGGAAACATTGGAACAGTTGCATGTGGCGTTGCAAGAGAAGCTCAGAAAGATAATATGATTGTAACGGAATTATCCTCGTTTCAATTGATGGGGACAAAAACATTCAAACCTAAAATAGCGATTCTAACAAATCTTTATGATGCGCATCTTGATTATCATGGAACATTTGACAATTATGCAGAGGCAAAATTCGGTGTTACTCGTAATCAAGATGAGAATGATTATTTTATTTATAATGCTGATCAACCAATTGTTGTGGGCTATGCTGCAAAATCTAAAGGAAATAAGGTTCCATTTAGTTCAAAGGGACGTACAACTGAAGGAATTAGTGCAGATGACACAACGATTTACTGGCAGGGAGAACCATATATGGATCGATCTATCATTGCTTTGCCAGGTAAACATAATTTAGAAAATATTTTAGCAGCAGTAGCAGCATGTATTTTAGTTGGTTGTGATAAAGCTAAAATGGAGGGAATTCTTGCGACATTTGGTGGCGTTCGTCATCGTACACAGTTTGTACGTGAATGGAATGGAAGAAAAATTTATAACGATTCCAAAGCAACAAATTGCTTAGCTACAAAAAGTGCCTTAGATGCATTTCAGGCACCTGTTATTCTTCTAGCAGGAGGCTTAGATCGAGGTCATTCGTTTGAGGAATTACGTCCATGTATGGGGCATGTCAAGGGTGTAGTGGCGTTTGGAGAAACAGGCTTACGCTTTGTAGAATTTGCGAAGTCGTGTGGCGTACAACAAACAATCATTGCACAAAATGTGGAGGATGCTGTACATTATGCGGCACCGATGTCAGCTGAGGGTGATGTTATTCTATTGTCGCCTGCATGTGCAAGCTGGGATCAATATGACAGTTTCGAAATTCGAGGAGATGTTTTTATTGAAGCTGTAATGAAGCTGTCATAA
- a CDS encoding small basic family protein — translation MWLPFLGLIFGLALGLLTNIQIPSIYENYLSIAVLAALDTLFGGIRAQLQQVYDDKVFVSGFFFNIILAAGLAFLGVYLGIDLYLAAIFAFGVRLFQNIAIIRRILLTKIDEKRHKKKKSSTE, via the coding sequence ATGTGGCTACCATTTTTAGGTTTGATATTTGGACTTGCCCTAGGCTTGTTAACAAATATACAAATTCCCTCTATCTATGAAAATTATCTGTCAATAGCAGTTTTAGCAGCTTTAGATACATTATTTGGCGGTATTCGTGCTCAACTACAGCAAGTATACGATGATAAAGTTTTTGTGTCGGGCTTCTTTTTTAATATAATTCTTGCTGCAGGTTTAGCCTTTTTGGGTGTGTATTTAGGAATAGATTTATATTTAGCAGCTATTTTCGCTTTCGGAGTACGTTTATTCCAAAATATAGCAATAATTAGGCGTATTTTACTAACTAAGATAGATGAAAAACGTCACAAAAAGAAGAAATCTTCCACAGAATGA
- a CDS encoding DUF881 domain-containing protein, producing MSNKQMNSKGSFLSRKQFELLIVCITMGFIIGYSYNQAKDNRNAGSIDSELFEQEDSYREELITQQERNKVLAEEANSLQEKIRKYEKSFVADEKANKKLVEEAEDLRLLLGDLPAEGKGIRITLQDGDYDPKSANPNDYIVHESHVFKLLNELKISGAQAIAINGQRVLANSYIRCNGPVITIDGKQHPAPFIIEAVGDSQTLVSSLNLNGGVVDQLLNDNIVVSLEENQKLSMPKVKVES from the coding sequence ATGAGCAACAAACAAATGAATAGCAAAGGGAGTTTTTTGTCAAGGAAGCAATTTGAATTGCTGATTGTTTGTATAACAATGGGATTTATTATTGGCTATTCATACAATCAGGCAAAAGATAACCGAAATGCAGGTTCAATTGATTCAGAGCTTTTTGAGCAAGAGGATTCATACCGTGAGGAGTTAATAACCCAGCAAGAACGAAATAAGGTCCTAGCAGAAGAAGCAAATTCGCTGCAAGAAAAAATTCGCAAGTATGAGAAATCATTTGTTGCAGATGAAAAGGCTAACAAAAAGCTTGTTGAAGAAGCAGAGGATTTACGATTATTATTAGGTGACTTACCAGCCGAAGGAAAAGGTATTCGTATAACTCTACAAGATGGTGATTATGATCCTAAATCTGCAAATCCTAATGACTATATTGTTCATGAAAGCCATGTGTTTAAATTGCTCAATGAGCTAAAAATTTCTGGTGCACAGGCAATTGCCATTAATGGCCAAAGAGTTCTAGCGAATTCCTATATACGTTGTAATGGACCCGTAATTACGATTGATGGCAAGCAGCATCCTGCGCCATTTATTATTGAGGCTGTCGGTGATTCTCAAACATTGGTGTCCTCATTAAATTTAAATGGTGGTGTGGTGGATCAGTTATTAAATGACAATATTGTTGTGTCATTAGAAGAAAATCAGAAATTAAGTATGCCAAAAGTAAAGGTTGAGAGTTAA
- a CDS encoding DUF881 domain-containing protein, with amino-acid sequence MKKNMYTRITIVLFIIGLMIAVQYNTIQQPAERDTRDIWAIREELAEEKQRHSTLLAEIRSLNEVVGRYEQSEKASLQAALNETLNRLKLQAGLTEVSGPGVVMRIEPAQELVEMGYDIQEISPDLLTQLLNALFKSNAASVSIDGNRVVHTTAIRDINGKTTVNSVALSSPSFEIYVGTSSFKEAQKMYNSLQASTFIDSFYLDNFNLVIEEPTEQLTIPAFDQPLTNDYLTEVKKGE; translated from the coding sequence TTGAAAAAAAATATGTACACCCGAATAACGATCGTGCTATTTATTATCGGTTTGATGATAGCGGTACAGTACAATACTATACAACAACCAGCTGAGCGAGATACACGAGATATTTGGGCCATAAGAGAGGAATTAGCAGAAGAAAAGCAAAGACATTCCACATTATTAGCAGAAATTCGCTCACTCAATGAAGTAGTGGGTCGCTATGAGCAATCTGAAAAAGCAAGTTTACAAGCAGCTTTAAATGAAACATTGAATCGTTTAAAGCTTCAAGCAGGCTTAACTGAAGTCAGTGGTCCAGGAGTTGTAATGCGAATAGAGCCAGCACAAGAATTAGTGGAAATGGGGTATGACATCCAAGAAATTTCACCTGATTTGCTGACTCAACTATTGAATGCTTTGTTTAAAAGCAATGCGGCTAGTGTTTCGATAGATGGAAACCGCGTTGTACATACGACAGCCATTCGAGACATAAATGGAAAAACAACTGTGAATAGTGTAGCACTATCATCACCTTCTTTTGAAATATATGTTGGGACAAGCTCTTTTAAGGAAGCTCAAAAGATGTACAATTCGTTACAGGCTTCAACATTTATTGATTCCTTTTATTTAGATAATTTTAATTTAGTCATTGAAGAGCCGACTGAACAATTAACAATCCCAGCATTTGATCAGCCATTGACAAATGATTATTTAACAGAGGTGAAAAAAGGAGAATAA
- the ftsA gene encoding cell division protein FtsA: MNQQDLYISLDIGSSSIKVLIGEMSDGQLHVIGVGNVKSNGVRKGAIVDIDATVQSIRKAIEQAERMTGFQINEVVLGVPANQTMLQLVKGVVAVNSENREITDDDLDRVVESAQVMSIPPERELVNIIPRQFIVDNLDEIKDPRGMIGIRLEMDATMITTSKTLLHNVLRCVERAGLSIREIYLQPLAAGFFALTEDEKNQGTAFIDLGGGSTTIAVFEEGLLTHTGVIPIGGDHITKDISIVLKTPTEQAEQIKHQFGHAFYDDASDDEIFEVPIVGTDSTDQYSQRYISEIIGARLEELLELVIDELARLGVRDLPGGVVLTGGVAKLEGIAQLARQILQTRVRIYTPDYIGVREPSFTTAVGLIRYAYLEDDFYGKGTNTQPIEYAVVGSPTATPKKQEYASPSESKGSVIGRAKKLFDKFFD, translated from the coding sequence TTGAATCAGCAAGATTTATATATTTCCCTTGATATAGGATCATCCTCTATCAAGGTATTAATAGGTGAAATGAGTGACGGACAATTACATGTAATTGGCGTCGGAAATGTAAAATCGAATGGCGTTCGAAAAGGTGCAATTGTTGATATTGATGCAACAGTTCAATCGATTCGAAAAGCAATCGAACAAGCAGAACGAATGACTGGCTTTCAAATTAATGAAGTTGTTCTGGGTGTTCCAGCTAACCAGACGATGTTACAACTAGTTAAGGGTGTTGTCGCTGTAAATAGTGAAAATAGAGAAATTACAGACGATGATTTAGACAGAGTGGTGGAATCTGCACAAGTCATGTCAATACCTCCTGAACGTGAATTAGTGAATATTATTCCAAGACAATTTATTGTGGACAACTTAGATGAAATTAAAGATCCACGAGGTATGATTGGAATTCGTCTAGAAATGGATGCAACGATGATTACAACTTCTAAAACACTTTTACACAATGTTTTACGTTGTGTAGAGCGGGCAGGGTTAAGTATACGAGAAATATATTTGCAACCGCTAGCAGCAGGCTTTTTTGCGCTTACAGAGGATGAGAAAAACCAAGGGACAGCCTTTATTGACCTAGGGGGAGGCTCAACTACTATTGCCGTGTTTGAAGAGGGACTGTTAACACATACGGGTGTTATTCCAATTGGTGGTGACCATATTACGAAAGATATTTCAATCGTTTTAAAAACACCAACAGAACAGGCTGAGCAAATTAAACATCAATTTGGACATGCCTTTTATGATGACGCATCAGATGATGAAATCTTCGAAGTACCAATTGTTGGAACGGATTCAACAGATCAATACAGTCAACGCTATATATCCGAAATAATAGGTGCGCGCTTAGAAGAACTTTTAGAGTTAGTGATTGACGAGTTAGCACGTCTTGGTGTCCGTGATTTACCTGGCGGTGTTGTTTTAACGGGTGGTGTTGCAAAGCTTGAAGGTATTGCTCAACTGGCACGTCAGATTTTGCAAACCCGTGTTAGAATATATACACCTGATTATATTGGCGTTAGGGAGCCTTCATTTACGACGGCAGTTGGACTTATTCGTTACGCCTATTTAGAAGATGATTTTTACGGAAAAGGTACGAATACGCAACCTATTGAATATGCGGTTGTAGGATCTCCAACAGCCACACCTAAGAAGCAAGAATATGCTTCACCTTCAGAATCAAAAGGAAGCGTAATTGGTAGAGCAAAAAAATTATTTGATAAGTTTTTTGATTAA